From a region of the Primulina eburnea isolate SZY01 chromosome 7, ASM2296580v1, whole genome shotgun sequence genome:
- the LOC140836098 gene encoding protein JINGUBANG: MKLRLWLSTCSSGSSATVPALPKNPFSDTASSSCSDILTNSSISSATSLQSNLSLLTLPSVPSLQKLCLSPEDLAPSVDARFLFSLQPSRAYINFLILHDNLLYTASGNEINVFEIIDNTLVDTFNGEKNSSGSVKSIAFSNGKVFTAHQDCKIRVWKMNMYKQHKLIAILPTLEDRLRNFLLPQNYLKVRRHKKCLWIEHHDAISGLAENENRVLSISWDKSLKIWQPHNFRCLESINKAHDDAINAVAVSNEGLIYTGSADKRIKVWGKATGEKKHGLIAALEKHKSAVNALALSLDGSVLFSGSCDRSILVWEREDSANHMAVTGALRGHRKAILSLMNVQDLLLSGSADRTVRIWRQGYDGKYCCLTVLEGHQTPVRSLSAVAVKPPQGDGGEGVVKVFSGSFDGEIKVWQVEVSNVNT, from the coding sequence ATGAAGCTCCGATTATGGCTATCTACATGCTCCTCCGGCTCCTCCGCCACCGTCCCAGCGCTGCCGAAAAATCCATTCTCCGATACAGCAAGCAGTAGCTGTTCTGATATTCTAACAAACTCCTCTATTTCATCAGCAACCAGCCTTCAGAGCAACCTCTCCCTACTAACACTCCCCTCCGTTCCATCTCTCCAGAAACTCTGCCTGTCGCCGGAGGACTTAGCTCCATCCGTCGATGCTCGCTTTCTGTTCTCGCTGCAGCCCAGCCGGGCATACATCAATTTTCTAATACTCCACGATAATCTCCTCTACACCGCCTCGGGGAACGAGATTAATGTCTTCGAAATCATAGACAACACCCTTGTCGACACTTTTAACGGCGAAAAAAACTCATCCGGTTCTGTGAAGTCCATCGCGTTTTCGAATGGGAAAGTCTTCACTGCTCACCAAGACTGCAAAATCCGCGTCTGGAAGATGAATATGTACAAACAACACAAGCTTATTGCTATTCTACCGACGCTGGAAGATCGTTTACGGAACTTCCTTTTGCCGCAGAATTATCTAAAAGTGCGACGGCACAAGAAATGCCTCTGGATCGAACACCATGACGCCATTTCGGGACTCGCGGAAAATGAAAACCGCGTGCTCTCAATTTCTTGGGATAAAAGCTTGAAAATCTGGCAACCCCACAACTTCCGATGCTTGGAATCAATCAACAAAGCCCACGATGACGCCATTAACGCCGTTGCTGTATCAAATGAAGGTTTGATCTACACGGGTTCCGCAGATAAGCGGATCAAAGTATGGGGAAAGGCAACCGGGGAGAAGAAACATGGACTGATAGCTGCTTTAGAGAAGCATAAATCTGCGGTGAATGCATTGGCGTTGAGCCTCGACGGGTCGGTTCTTTTCTCCGGGTCGTGCGACAGGTCCATTTTGGTATGGGAAAGAGAGGATAGCGCCAATCACATGGCGGTGACTGGTGCTTTGAGGGGTCACCGGAAGGCCATACTCTCTTTGATGAATGTTCAGGATTTGCTGTTGAGTGGCTCGGCTGATCGGACGGTGCGGATTTGGCGACAGGGTTACGACGGGAAGTACTGCTGTTTGACAGTGCTGGAAGGACACCAGACTCCGGTGAGGTCCTTGTCTGCGGTGGCGGTAAAGCCGCCGCAGGGGGATGGCGGGGAAGGGGTGGTGAAGGTGTTCAGCGGAAGCTTTGATGGAGAGATTAAAGTGTGGCAAGTTGAAGTGTCGAACGTAAATACTTAA
- the LOC140836097 gene encoding uncharacterized protein — translation MVKVATFFGMTFAAFVFWQTMDKVHVYIALRQDEKKEKMEKEAEIRRMREELYQQQREKDSLA, via the exons ATGGTGAAAGTAGCGACTTTCTTTGGTATGACATTCGCAGCCTTCGTTTTTTGGCAGACCATGGATAAGGTCCATGTCTATATTGCCCTTCGCCAGGACGAGAAG AAGGAGAAAATGGAGAAAGAAGCTGAGATAAGGAGAATGAGAGAGGAGCTATACCAACAGCAAAGAGAAAAGGACTCTCTTGCCTAA